In Lentibacillus sp. JNUCC-1, the genomic window ATCACCTTGACCAACTGGTTGGAAAAGGCATGTTGATGGGGCAAGTTATTTCAAGGTAGTTCAGCAAGTTTAAGCAAAAAATAAGCTGCCCTGAGCAGGCAGCTTATCCATGATTGAGTTTCTTCCATTCATTTCGATAATGTTTTGATTCCTTGAATCCTCTTAATAATTGCATCATGCCCAATATAAGAAACACAATGGCAACAAATAAAGTGACTCTGTCTTGAAACAGCAAATAAGAGTTAATGCCGAAGAAAGCCACAAAAACACCAAGACAGATACGGGATTTCGCGTTAAAGTAAGCTTGTGTCAGACGATCCTTTGACCTTAGAATCGCAACCTTGTAATATACATATAGTACGGCGGAAAGTATAATAACAATGGGAAATATAATCATAAACATCTTCTCCTGTGCTGAATATATACGCATTAACAAGTCTACCTTGTTTTGCGCACGAAGGAAAGAAAAAACGTTCAACAGTCTATCATAAGGAGTTCCGCAGATGCCAATCACATCGATAATTCAAGAAATTAAAACGTATCATACAATTATTATTCATCGCCATGTGCGTCCAGATCCTGACGCCATTGGTTCTCAGGCTGCGCTTCGAGAAGTTATTAAAGCCTCATTTCCAGAAAAGCATGTTTATCTTACTGGCGAAGATACTGACTCATTAACATTTTTATCTGAGATGGACAATGTTAAAGATTCATTATACAAGGGAGCACTTGTGATCGTTTGTGATACCGCAAACACCGCGCGAATATCTGACGATCGATACGAAAGTGGCGATAAGCTTATTAAGATTGACCACCATCCCAACGTAGATGAATACGGGGATATCGCCTGGGTTGATCCTTCTGCAAGTTCAACCTCAGAGATGATTTATGAACTTTATTTGACAGGGGAAAAAGAAGGTCTCCGTTTTACAAAAGAGGCTGCCCGGCTTATATATGCGGGGATCGTTGGAGATACAGGCCGCTTTTTGTTTCCGAGTACGACTACCAAAACATTTCGTTATGCTGCCGAGCTTGTCAGTTGGGATTTTGATCGAACAGGTTTATATGATGAGCTGTACCGCATGAATGAACACATTTCGAGATTGCGCGGGTATATTTTACAGCAGTATCAAGTGCGACCCTCAGGCATGAGTTCGATTAAGTTAACAAGACAAACACTTGAAAAGTTTGGTGTCGATCCTGTAGATACGGGTCAATTTGTCGGTGTACTGGGAGATATTGAAGGGATCAAGGCATGGGTCTTTTTCATCGAAGAAGACGATCTAATACGTGTTCGGCTCCGTTCAAAGGGCCCTGTTGTTAATGAAATTGCTGCTAAATATAATGGCGGGGGCCACCCTCTTGCGGCGGGAGCCTCTGTAAATACCTGGGACGAAACAGAAGCGGTAATTGCTGATCTAGACGCAGCCTGTCGCAAATTTAAACCATAATAAAAGGCGCTGATGTCAATTGTTCTAAGTTGACATCAGCGCTGATGATTAATGAGTGGATTGATCTTCCTGAAGGGGTATAAACCAACAGCCTGATGGTGTATAGTCGTAACAGACATGTAATTGGTGTTTGGCAATTCCTCTTTTGATGAGGCGGATCAATTCTTGCGATTCTGCATTGATTGGGGTGTTGAGCATTGATTATAAATGAACGCTCGATTCGTGATGGAAAGATTAAACAGCTGGCACATGGTGAGATTGCGTTAAAAGAGAATGTAAATTAAAGTATATGTCATTGTATGAAATCTTATAGGCGTTAGATACTCTTTTTGGTGTTTTTTAAGAAATTGCCATAAATTTCATTGATGCATTTTGATTTTAAGCAGGAGAGATAACTTTTGAGATAAAATGATCCGATCCACTTCAAAAAAATAGTCGACATCATCAACATGATAAGTTTTATTTTCAATGGTTGATACGACAAGATTGGCATTTTCCCCCACGGTTTCCAGGTTATGGCCAATGAGATGATCAATTTCTGCTTTAACCAATTCTTCCAGTTGATAGGTTGTCAGTCGGTCAAGCCGAAGCTGTTGACTGTTGGAAAATTTCACAGAGATGGTTTGTACTTCGAGATGTTGCTTGTTCTCTTCTTCCTTATCTTCTTGATCTTGTTTCAAAGATTTGTTCTTTGCATTAAGATCCGTAATCTGTGCTTTCAGGCGCAAGTTCTCTTCCATCAGATCCTCATACATTGTTCCATACATGAACATAACAATTCCGTATGCGATAATGCCACCAAATACAACACCGATAAAGGCGTGCTGCCAGTGGATTTTTTTCAGTTGCGGGGGGACATACATTAGGATAAGTCCTCCTGTATCAGAGATTCAATAATGACTATGGCAGTCTTAACCCCGCCCATTGCGGACAGGATAAACAACGCTTGTTTTAAAAGATCGAATGTGGAACCGTCCAAAAAACCTTTTTCGAATTTCTCAATTGTATCGAAAGTACCTCCGATCGCTGCGACAATTGCCCAAATCCGCAAGCTTTTAGCGATGCGCCCCATAGCTGATAGTGGCGCATCTCCAGTTGCAAAGGAACCCATGCTGCCAATAATTGTGCCGCCAATAACAACACCAAAAGCTATGAAATAACAATGGATAAAAGTGGTAAAAAAACGTTCTTCCATGGCAGCTGCCTCCTGTTAAGTGGTTATCACTAAATAATATGACGCCAGAGGACAAGATATGAGCAAGGCGTGCAAGAGTGTTCTTGTTTCGTTATAATATAGATTAAGATAAAAAGGTGGGGATCATTATGGGGTTTACACACCTGCAAACGATGAGCGGCTATAGTATGCTGAAAAGCACAATGACTGTTGAACGACTTGTGAAGGCTGCCGAACAACAGGGATTTTCCAGCTTAGCTTTGACAGATGAACACGTTCTCCATGGTGCTGTCTCATTCTATCAAGCTTGCGTTTCCCGCGGCATCAAACCCGTGCTTGGCATGACTGTACAAGTTGAAGATGAGAACGATGAGTATGCGACATGTATTTTGTTGGCTAAGAATAACGAAGGGTACCAGTCCCTTGTTCAACTCAGTACATATATACAAAAACAACGAGACCAGGTTATAACAAAAGAGAACCTGTCTTCATTTACAAAGGATTTAGTCTTAGTGCTCCCAGCCAGCCATTCTGCTATGAAAGAGCTGTTGTTACACACTGATTTTGCAGAATTGGACACGTATATAGAAACATGGCAGCGTATGCTTCCTGAGGGTGATTTTTATGTAGGAGTGGAGGATCACGGGACAGACTATGAGCGGAAACTACATTCGCCTCTTAAAGCCTATACCGCTTCTTCAGGTATCAAGGCGGTTGCTATTAATGACGTGCGGTATATAAGAGAAAAAGACGTCGTCGCTTATGACTGTTTGTCGGCTATAAGAGAGGGGAAACGCTGGGAGGCGAGTAGGGACCACACTTCGATTAAACAACGTCATCTGAGATCTTCTGCTGAAATGTCAACATTATTTGATCACTGGCCTGAAGCAATCGAAGTGACTGCTGAGATTACAGCCAAATGTGAAGTTGCATTTTCTTTCGATCAGTTTCGTATGCCAGCTTTTCCAGTCCCTGAAAATAAGCCTGCCGCTACATATTTAGAGAATCTTTGTGAGACCCTTTTGCCGGGACGCTATGATGAGATTACTGACAACGTCCGTAACCGGTTGGCTCATGAACTGACAATCATACAGAAAATGGGTTTTAGTGACTATTTCCTGATTGTCCATGACTTCATCGATTATGCTAAAAGAAAAGGGATTATGGTTGGTCCGGGGCGGGGGTCTGCAGCAGGATCACTTGTCGCTTATGTACTTGGCATAACAGATGTGGATCCTGTGCGATATAACCTTTTATTTGAACGGTTTTTAAATCCGGAGCGAGTCTCCATGCCAGATATCGACATAGACTTTTCTGACACGAGACGTGACGAGGTAATTGACTATGTGAGAGAGAAATATGGCACAGAACATGTTGCCCAGATCATCACATTCGGGACATTTGCCCCGCGGTCTCTTCTGAGGGAATTGATTAAGACGATAGGCATTGACCAGCAGGATGCGCATTTTATCATGAAACACATTCCACATCAGGCTTCGAAGTCGATTGTGGAACACGTTAAGGCGTCTGAAGAACTGATGTCTTACATTCAAACATCCCCCCAACTTAAAACGATGTTTGGTATCGCCAGGGTGCTTGAGGGTCTGCCCAGACATATATCCACCCATGCGGCAGGTGTTGTAATCAGTGAAAAACCACTTGTCACCCATGTACCGCTCATTCCGGGAGGGGAACAGATACAGCTCACCCAATATGCGATGAACGACCTTGAAGCGTTGGGTCTATTGAAAATGGATTTCCTGGGTCTGCGAAATCTGACTTTAATGGAACGCATCGTCGAAACGGTCGTGTATAGGACTGGGCAAGAGATTCAACTGCAACATTTGCCTGACGATGATCCCCGAACGTATCGGCTGCTTCAATCAGGTAGAACAAATGGGGTTTTTCAACTTGAGTCACAAGGAATGCAGAACGTCCTTAAACAATTAAAGCCAACACGTTTTGAAGACATTGTTGCGGTAAATGCGTTATATCGGCCGGGTCCGATGGAACAAATCCCAACTTATATCCGACGCAAACACGGTGCAGAACAGCCGCGCTACCCGCATCCTGATCTCGAATCTATACTAGGTAATACATACGGCGTATTGGTCTATCAAGAACAAATTATGCTCATCGCCCATAAAATGGCAGGGTTTACTCTGGGAGAAGCGGACGTTCTGCGCCGAGCAGTGAGCAAAAAGAAGCATGAACTGATGGACGAGCAACGAAACAAATTTATAGAGGGCAGTATAGCAAATGGTTATACGCCTGAAGCATCAGAAGAAATGTTTGATTGGATTGTTAAATTTTCCAATTATGGATTTAACCGAAGCCATGCTGTTGCTTATAGTTTAATTTCTTATCAGCTTGCATATTTAAAAGCACATTATCCCTTGTCATTTTTTGCGGAATTGCTGAGTTCTGCAGTGAATCAGGAAGCACGGATTCATATGTATATTAATGAAGCTAGGCAACTGAACATACCGATTTATCCACCTTCCATTAATATGAGTTTCGGACGCTTTTCAGTTGAACACGAAGGCATTCGGCTTGGAATGATGATGATCAAAGGGATAGGACATCAGGTGATTGGTGATATTCTTGAAGCTCGGAAGACTACCGGTCCTTTTAAAGACCTGTTTGATTTCTGCCTTCGTATGCCAGGAAAAACGGCTACCCGAAAGACGCTCGAGGCACTCATACTTGCAGGTGCATTTGATGAATTGAATACGAACAGAGCCAGTATGCTTGCATCAATTGATCAAGCCATCGAACAAGGAGAATTGTTCAAGGAATTTCAGGATCAATCAGGACTATTCCATGATAAGTTTGGCTTCGAATCATCCTATACAGATATAGAGGATTTCAGCCAAGTCAAAAAACTGGCATATGAAAAAGAACTGCTCGGGTTTTATCTATCCAGCCATCCTTTAAAAGGGGACAGAGCTATTCTGGTGGATAATAACTATCTTGACATGATGCAAATCTCTAAATCCGCTGATAACCAAAAAGTAAAAGGGGCAGCCATCATTGAATCCATAACAACAATTCGCACAAAACGCGGGGATCCAATGGCATTTTTAACGCTAAGTGATGAAA contains:
- the ytrI gene encoding sporulation membrane protein YtrI, with the protein product MYVPPQLKKIHWQHAFIGVVFGGIIAYGIVMFMYGTMYEDLMEENLRLKAQITDLNAKNKSLKQDQEDKEEENKQHLEVQTISVKFSNSQQLRLDRLTTYQLEELVKAEIDHLIGHNLETVGENANLVVSTIENKTYHVDDVDYFFEVDRIILSQKLSLLLKIKMHQ
- the dnaE gene encoding DNA polymerase III subunit alpha; translated protein: MGFTHLQTMSGYSMLKSTMTVERLVKAAEQQGFSSLALTDEHVLHGAVSFYQACVSRGIKPVLGMTVQVEDENDEYATCILLAKNNEGYQSLVQLSTYIQKQRDQVITKENLSSFTKDLVLVLPASHSAMKELLLHTDFAELDTYIETWQRMLPEGDFYVGVEDHGTDYERKLHSPLKAYTASSGIKAVAINDVRYIREKDVVAYDCLSAIREGKRWEASRDHTSIKQRHLRSSAEMSTLFDHWPEAIEVTAEITAKCEVAFSFDQFRMPAFPVPENKPAATYLENLCETLLPGRYDEITDNVRNRLAHELTIIQKMGFSDYFLIVHDFIDYAKRKGIMVGPGRGSAAGSLVAYVLGITDVDPVRYNLLFERFLNPERVSMPDIDIDFSDTRRDEVIDYVREKYGTEHVAQIITFGTFAPRSLLRELIKTIGIDQQDAHFIMKHIPHQASKSIVEHVKASEELMSYIQTSPQLKTMFGIARVLEGLPRHISTHAAGVVISEKPLVTHVPLIPGGEQIQLTQYAMNDLEALGLLKMDFLGLRNLTLMERIVETVVYRTGQEIQLQHLPDDDPRTYRLLQSGRTNGVFQLESQGMQNVLKQLKPTRFEDIVAVNALYRPGPMEQIPTYIRRKHGAEQPRYPHPDLESILGNTYGVLVYQEQIMLIAHKMAGFTLGEADVLRRAVSKKKHELMDEQRNKFIEGSIANGYTPEASEEMFDWIVKFSNYGFNRSHAVAYSLISYQLAYLKAHYPLSFFAELLSSAVNQEARIHMYINEARQLNIPIYPPSINMSFGRFSVEHEGIRLGMMMIKGIGHQVIGDILEARKTTGPFKDLFDFCLRMPGKTATRKTLEALILAGAFDELNTNRASMLASIDQAIEQGELFKEFQDQSGLFHDKFGFESSYTDIEDFSQVKKLAYEKELLGFYLSSHPLKGDRAILVDNNYLDMMQISKSADNQKVKGAAIIESITTIRTKRGDPMAFLTLSDETGEMEAVVFPDLYREISRSLHEEMIIMFTAKTDSRNQKRQLIINSLSPFQKETLKRKSIIFIKIKENKTASALAYMREIANAHPGSTPIIAYHEPQNKTYKLSRNYFVSADRNSLQALKKHFGEENVVLK
- a CDS encoding YtrH family sporulation protein is translated as MEERFFTTFIHCYFIAFGVVIGGTIIGSMGSFATGDAPLSAMGRIAKSLRIWAIVAAIGGTFDTIEKFEKGFLDGSTFDLLKQALFILSAMGGVKTAIVIIESLIQEDLS
- a CDS encoding DHH family phosphoesterase; this encodes MPITSIIQEIKTYHTIIIHRHVRPDPDAIGSQAALREVIKASFPEKHVYLTGEDTDSLTFLSEMDNVKDSLYKGALVIVCDTANTARISDDRYESGDKLIKIDHHPNVDEYGDIAWVDPSASSTSEMIYELYLTGEKEGLRFTKEAARLIYAGIVGDTGRFLFPSTTTKTFRYAAELVSWDFDRTGLYDELYRMNEHISRLRGYILQQYQVRPSGMSSIKLTRQTLEKFGVDPVDTGQFVGVLGDIEGIKAWVFFIEEDDLIRVRLRSKGPVVNEIAAKYNGGGHPLAAGASVNTWDETEAVIADLDAACRKFKP
- a CDS encoding YtpI family protein, with the protein product MIIFPIVIILSAVLYVYYKVAILRSKDRLTQAYFNAKSRICLGVFVAFFGINSYLLFQDRVTLFVAIVFLILGMMQLLRGFKESKHYRNEWKKLNHG